The sequence below is a genomic window from Nicotiana tomentosiformis chromosome 6, ASM39032v3, whole genome shotgun sequence.
TCTCCCTTTGTTCCAAATTGTGTGACGTTGTCTCCATTTTCGTTCCAAAATGTTTGACAATATTCGATTTCTATATAATTTTCGTAATTTTCAAGaactaaaaatcattaaactATGTAAGCCTTACACTTTAATGTGGTGTATTATTTATTTATGTAGCTTTTCAACTATTAATTTAATACATTCTCTTTCGAGTCATATTAGCATCTTATACTTTCAGTTTAGGgcgggttgctctagtggtgagtaccctccatttccaaccaagaggttgtgagttcgagtcatcccaagagcaaggtggggagttcttggagggagggagccgagggtctatcggaaacagcctctctacccagggtagggataaggtctgcgtacaaattatcctcctcagaccccactaatgaaattatactgagttgttgttgtataCTTTCAGTTTAGACAAACTTTGTCGCAAAAATGAAACAGAGTGAATATATATTTAAGGACCTTAAAAGTCAATAAAGAAATGCTAGATGCGTTCCAGAATTTAGCAAATTCATTATTGCTTGTGAACTGATAATTAATCCTAAGCTCATCCAACCATTCCTCTAACTAGTATTGTAGTCCAAGTTAGCCAGATAATTCAACATTAAAGCATATTGTTTTCCTTATGATTTTCAAGAAGTTGGAAGACTGGATTTAGGGAACCTACTAATGCAAATTTTGAAGATCAAGATTTAAATTTCAGTAAAAGTAAAATTATTAGGTGAATTTCTTTCTAATTGCGTAAATTTTGAGAGGTAAAATTATTGATACTTATGTTGGTAAAAGGTAATAAATATTTGACGAAATAGTTGAGGCATGCATTGatcaaattaaaaaattaaaagagcaAGGGGACCTAGCAACATGGATCAAATGCAACCCCAACCCCCCGTCGAAAAGATAAAGTCCTAGTTGTATTTAGGCCCTATAGGTCAGTTATGCCCCATTTATTTTTTTAAGACtaagacgtctgaatctgaataTATATCTAAATAtgaagatgtgtattaagattaagatatttatatatgaatacacatctgaatattaagatattttatatacaacaacaataacaacccagtaaaatctcattaatgaggtctggggagggtaatgtatacgcagaccttacccctaccccgaaggagtagagagactatttctgaaagaccctcagctcaaaaaaataaaaagataaaaggacaaaaaggagacaatattagtatcacaacatcaatcataggaaaaataggaacaccatgaaatccagaaaaaagatgcaaagcaaagagagaaaatattagtatcgccacaacaatcataagaaaaataggaacaccatgaaatctagaagaaagatgcaaagcaaaagcgatagctagtaaataagacatgcactgaaaagcgaaatagtaagacacaacattgccactagctatcttagacaaaaaccctacatggctagtcccacaatggtacgaagtaaggcacgactcaactacctcataacctacaaccctaatactcgacatcctcatcttcctatcaagtgtcatgtcctcgaaaatctagagtctcgccatatcctgcctgatcacctctccccaatacttcttaggccgccctctacctcttcttgtgCCCTCCATAACCacccgctcacacctccgtaccagagcatctgggcttctcctctaaaCATGTCTGAaacatctaagcctcgcttcccgcatcttgtcatcaatgggagccatatgcaccttctcccgaatatcatcatttctaatcttatctatcctagtatgcccgcacatccatcgtaacatcctcatttttgctactttcatcttctggatatgtgagtccttaacgggccaacactcagtcccatacatcatggccggtctaactaccgctttatagaacttacctttgagtatcggtggcactctcttgtcacacaggactccaaatgctaacctccacttaatccatcctaccccaatacggtatgtgacatcctcatcgatctcccctcccccttgGATAACCGaactatggtacttgaagctgcctctactcgggatgacctgtgaatcaagcctcacatctacgcccacttcccctggctcagtgCTGAACTTACATTCCAGGTATTCCATCTTCGTCTTGCTCATCTTGAAatccttagactcaagagcatgTCTCAAAACCTCCAACCTCTCGTTAAAATCGGAttgcgactcatcaatcagaactatgtcatcggtgaatagcatgcaccataacacatccccttgaatatggtgtgttaacacgCCCATCatcagggcgaataagaacgaactgagcgcagaaccttggcgtaaccccattacaaccaaAAAATACTCGGAGTCGCCTCCTACTATCCTAACCcaagtcttagccccatcatacatgtccttaatcgctataatgtagggaaccgacacaccttttgcctccaggcatctccagagaacttctctaggaaccttgtcatacgctttctctaggtcaacaagcaccatgtgcagatccttcttcctctctctgtacagttccaccaaccttctaacaaggtgtatagcttctgtagtcgaacgacccggcatgaacccgaactggttatcGGATACAGACACTATCATCCTTACCCTCGCTTCAActaccctctcccacactttcatggtatgactcagtaatttgatacccctataattgttacaactctggatatcacctttgttcttatacaatggaaccaccgtactccacctccactcatccggcatcctcttcgccttaaaaataacattgaacaacctagtcaaccactctaaacctgctctccccacacacttccaaaattccaccggaatctcgtctggcccggtcgctctgacCCTACTCATGTTACGCATAGCTCCcatgacctcctcaacctcgatacgcctgcagtacccaaagtcacatTGACTtacggaatgctccaattcgcctagcataatatcccgatccccttcttcattcagaagtttatgaaagtaagtctgtcatctcctcttaatctgagcatcttccatcaatactcaaCCATCTTcttccttgatgcatctcactttgtccaaatcccgagccttcctctctctcaacttggccagccggaataacttcttctccccacctttttccccaattcctcgtacatacaACTATAAGCCTCAGTCTTAGCCTCCatgaccgccagcttagcctccttcctagttgccttatacctctccatgcacg
It includes:
- the LOC138894781 gene encoding uncharacterized protein, which translates into the protein MYDGAKTWVRIVGGDSEYFLVVMGLRQGSALSSFLFALMMGVLTHHIQGDVLWCMLFTDDIVLIDESQSDFNERLEVLRHALESKDFKMSKTKMEYLECKFSTEPGEVGVDVRLDSQVIPSRGSFKYHSSVIQGGGEIDEDVTYRIGVGWIKWSFHNI